The Clupea harengus chromosome 5, Ch_v2.0.2, whole genome shotgun sequence genomic sequence aactaccatcagacaccaccacaagttgttttggagggttgccagaaaaaagcctctgctgtcaatcaactacaaactaaagcgcctacagtttgccaaatgtaagtcagactttcaatggggccgagttatatggtcagatgagaccaaaataaagctttttggcaacaaacatcagagGTGGGTTtagcgtagacagaaagatagccatacagaaaagacccccatacccaatgtgaagtatggtggcggatctttgatgttgtggggctgtttttcttccaaaggccctggacatcttattaggatacatggtatcatggactccatcaaataccagcagatattaaatgaaaacctaacagccccctccagtaagcttaaaatgagccgtggttggaccttccagcaggtcaatgatccgaagcacacctcaaaatcaacacgaaaatggttcaccgaccgcagaataaaggttttgccatggccatcacagtcccccgacctaaaccccatagaaaatctgtgggatgagctgaagccgagtctacaaacgttgacctcagaatctgaaggatctggagagatacttcatgaaggaatggtctcagatcccgtgccatgtgttcaccaacctcatcacgcattataggagaagactcagagctgttatcttggcaaagggaggctgcacaaaacatttaattaaggggtgccaataattgtggcacacatgttttggggaaaaatatttatttaatttatttaacagttttttttttttctttcaatagttttacttcaatgaaaaggtaagagttttgtgaatattttgagtgaaagaccaagaggataaacagcaaagacatttttttatagcctgttttgctcatattcactaggggtgccaataattgtggagggcactgtattgCTACTAATAAGATACAAACCAATTAACATCTTTAATATGAGGAAATGAACAGGCTCTTTCACACCAACAGGGATTGTGAATTGTCGTAATTACAGCAATGGCTACatatgaatactgaaaatgatgGTAATAGACAGATAATAATCCAAAATCCATAtgcaaaaactaaaatgttgttttttggGAAAGTGCCATATTCTGGAAAAAATAACTCAAATTTATGGAGCCACATAGAGCTCCTACAATATGGAAAATTCCTTTGGTTTGAAAGAGCCTATTGTGACTACTGTGAGTGGTTCCTTATGGATCCTTAAAGATATACATTTGACACACAACGCTATCATTAGGTCATATGGGATAGGGTGATATTCATTGAAACTTTGAATGTGTCTCAAAAGATTTGCTGACAGGAGTGACTAACTTACCAGGGCGATCCACAGCACCAGGTATTCATCAATAAAACTGTTGAAATACTGGTCTAGGAATAGCAGCCCAGGACCAAGAAATGCTACATCATGAAGGTGCATTTCACTTTTTGTCATATGTGCAACCTACcacagaatgaaaaaaagagagttggCTTATGGGTTAAACACTTATTGAGACAGATGAAAAGAATGTCAATTTAGCAGTTTTAATTCATAACAAATGTTCTTAAATATATAAGGAGGTAAACTTACCACTAATTTGTTAGTGATCTTGGCAGACACAAAGCCAAATGCCAATATATAAAGACATGGGTGTTTTTCAAAGAGCTGAATAGCAGATTTTTTATAGATCATCATAGCCAAGATTATAACAGAACCTATGtgaaggacaggagagaggacacTTGTTCcctaaaacaaatgaaaaattaGAAACTTGTGGCCACACTGCAGGTAAAAATCCAAGATATGAATGAATACAACAATATGAGGAACTACTTACTGCTATTGTGGATCCATTTTTGCCCACACCTCCAGTAAATATAACCCGGAAGTAATTAGTACAGGAAAAGATAACTCCTGCGAATGTACATATGGCAGGaactattttcatttgaatgttaattATAGGAATCTGTGAAAGGGAACGAAATATGGGATCAGTAATGCATCAATTGGCATCACAGAGACATGCTGAATGGACATTTGTGAAGTTCAATTATTTAACAAGTTTAGCTTcaagaggaaagaaaaatcaAGCAACATTGTTATTCGCAAACAATGTAGAAATAATTTGGCTCACTACAAGCAATAAAAGTTAAATTGTATCATTAGCATGGCATCTCTAATTGGCTAAATCAGCAATCCAAGACGGCTtactaaaaaaagaaatcataaCACTCATTTTCTCAGAACATGTCAGCGTTAGTGAGAAGAGCACAGAATTACCGGAGACTGCCAAAAAGCGGATCCTCCAATGGCAGCCAGCACATACATGACAATAATGAAGATTTGCACTTCAGTCACATCAATGCTGAGCAGGGTACAAAGAGCAGAGGGATTGAGAGCATGGGTTAGAACAGTAATTAACTCTGTCCACAAGCACACAGCTGCCCAGTACTCTTGTCCAGCACAGACTGGAGTTCCAATCTGTAACGCTACCTCATTAGACCAGGCTTTCCTTTCCAGCACTTCACCCAACCACTCCAATCAAAACACCAGCCAGCAAAATTTTATGATCTTCAAATACACATTTAAGACTAATAAATCCAATATCAGAACTTAAGCGCTGTGCTGGCTGTGATCACAGAGAATAGgttacattttttattaattCACTGATTTCTGAGAAATATGCTTTTTTGCCATGAAGAGCAAAAGTCTGTGTTGGACAGAATTGGCTGATTTGCCTGCTACTACATGTTAAGCAGCCCAAAGGGGGGGAAATGGCATCACAAAGGCGCTGAATTGTTACCGTGATATTCCAAAACCTGGGACCAACAATGGCTGTGAACATCTGCAAAATGGCTAGACAGATCTGTGCCTCTGTTACATCAAATCTGGCCAGTGCATGAAAAAGACTGAATCAGAGCAGCATACTTTCCCCAAACACCTTATGAACGGGTGAGTGGGAGTAGAAAGTAAGTAATTAAATCCAACTCTAATAATAGAGAATGAAGATCTCATCGACAGTTTGCTAAGCGTTTTGTTTCTTGACATGAGATGCAATGCCTTACACCGAACCAACACACATTCCCTCCAACTCCTGAAGAATCCAGTGTTTTGAGATGGTGCAACCCTTAATTTCTGTCTCCATAAAAGGTAGGTTATTACACAACACCTATTTTAACTCTGCCAGTTAAAGCGTGAATGcagaatgggtctctctctccccctctttcaaaTACGAAAAATAACATCAGATAGataatacattttcattcacactcagtttTCCATAAGAATAAAGTAAGGTGTTGTGTCGTGTATTATTACCAGACTGCAATGGAGCGTGAACCTCCGCAAGTGGTGAGAGATGGCCTCATGCCAGTCTGCCTGtctatgaactatcctagctatctctagcttagagaACCATCTTAatagttggcagctgctagcgtgtgataaactcgtgttaatatgtgtgaacatttatatgaagctgcacaggcagccggagggtttctaccttttcctattataattctATAAGTAAAATTGAGGAGACTacaacatcagctagataactagctatcaatTAATGCAAATGAATGCATGTAAACCGTTGAAGGTTATTTATAAGAATCCTTAGCTAGGTAGGTGTCCATCCCTACATCATACAACTTTAAAATGTCTAGTAGCGCCCcaaccacaactacatggcatgatGTAACGTTCAATAAACTGCAGTTAATACACAGGTGCGGCCAATGCGcgtgtttgttttataaaatgacataaaaacctgtaatgcggtttatataCAGTTTGGTTAATAGCCGGGAAAATACAGTAGTTATGTGTTTCATTGAAGTTACAGTACTATTTCCCTAAGAACTGTCCCTCAGTTCCCCCACtgttcacactcacatgccAAAGCGCAGGGTACCGGAGACATAGGTTTGCCAGTGGGCACAGTAAAACATGAACATGCCCGCGAAGCAGCAGAAGAACATCCAGTCTGGGTTAGTGCCCAGCTGCACGGCAATACTGGTGCCCAGGACCACAAACactggaagagaggagagagagtttgatGGCGTTGTGTCCACCATCAATGACCTACAGAAGACTTACATAGGCTACATATACACCTATAGGATCCAAATGACTAGAGCAACAGTGGACAGTATCCAGCAGTACCTGTGGACAGGGAGTCACAGCCATGATCGAAGAGCTCTCCCAGTGGTGAACTGCTGTTAGTGCGCCTGGCCTGCTTTCCATCAATGGCATCCAGTGACTGGTAAACAAACAAGcccacagcacagagcagaTATGCCCACAGTGGTGCCTGAAGGAAAATGGGAAACATCAGTAAGCATGCCGTGCTGGGAACCGATACGGCAGCTGTAAATAGATTTCTGTGTTACAGTTACACACAATTCATTAATAATTgattaatacaaatgaaaaGATACAAATtgaataacattttatttgctttccAACAAAGCATGTTAACTACTCAAAACAATTATAAACCATTAGACATTGAGCAATGAAAAGGCTTTCATTGACAATGTTAACCATATTTCTTAACATAACTAATGGTTGACATCTGTTTTGGCAAGGAATGAAGCCCTTTTGTGCAAGCAATTCAAAACTGCTACACAAATATGAAACGTGTGCCTCCCTATTTACGAGAGCAAGTTACTGAGCAACCAGAGAAGCAAGCCAAGATATTTAATCTGCTATTACATCAAGTCCACAgagcaacagaaaaaaaggataTTTACTATGTTTACTAGCATTTCCAGTACATACTGAACCCAAACAGGGCTTTTCTTGGGAAAAGCCTTGAAagtacaaacacagaaaaacaagctACTACATGATTTATCAGTCACGGATCAGATTCTTGATATGAGAGAAGTTAATTTTAACAACTCTACTTACAGATAAACTTTGCCCTATAAAACTAGGGGACTGCCTTCCCTAAAGCTCACAGTTTGAAACTGGCATACTTTTTACCAATAGTGGTCTTTATTTAATCTTATCTAATTTCCATATCCCAAATTTGCCTGTTTCAAACCCACTAACAATTAGTCTCTGATCTTTAACTCCCTGTAGAACATCTAgttaaataattaaaacaatCAACAAGCAATGTGCTCAGGTTTAACTGCAGACAGGAAACAACCTAGGTTAGCACAAATACTCCATGTTGCATAAGGCTTAATCTCTGCAGACTTAAGAGCTGCAGAGCAGCCAGTACTGCATTCCTGGAAACTAGAGAACTTTTGCTTTGCACTCCACTTGGGTGCCTCGGTTACCTCAACCTTTGTCCTACAGAGGAAATGTGAGGGGCATAGACCATGGAGAGGGGGTTATTTTTAGAGGAAAAACAAGAGATACAAGTAGATGTTGCAAGGCTTCATTCTAGCTTGGCTGGATCCGTAGACCTCATTTGATATCGTAGGCAAAACTTGTAGAACACCTATGGAGGAGGTGAAACCTTCTTAAGGTTAAACCTCCTACCAGCTTGGCAAAACTGACTCCATTCCTCCCTGGCAAAGACTTTATAAGAACCATTAGCGCAGGACCTCGGAGCCTACAAACAATGCAGAACATAATGTCCTGATCACTTGCAGATTAACTGCAGTTCCACATAGTTTTCTCAACCTTGTGGTCCCTACAAATGATTTCACTAATGATGTCACAAATCtttactgttgttgtttgctTGTTAAAAAATGAAACTTTAGGTTTTCTTAAATCACAGAAAGCCTGCATGCTCAATGCATCAGATGTGCTATGACTTGCCATGTTTCAGTGTTCTCCACTGTGTTGTGTATTACGTGATAGGGCAAGCTCGTGCTGGGCCTACAGTATCAGATGTAGACTGTGTTTGCAACATGAGAGGAGGGACCACGAGGGTATGTGTCCAGAAAAGAAAGCCTGAGGTATTTCGGGGGCTCTACCCCCTCCACAGCAGAGTAAACAAAGTAGCAGATACAAATGGTAACCACACCAATTTGTGGaggaaaaaatacatacatttcagtttgcacaaacacatcaagGAGTTTAGGAGCAAGCTGAAGTTCTAACTGCTAGCTTTCTAAATACTAAACAAGGCAAACACCCATCATACTTCACAGCAATACTGCAAAAAGggataatcacacacatatgcatccaCCCTCAGTTTTTCAAGGCAAGTCTAATGCTATCTAATGTATCACAGTGAGCACAACAGGAGATTTTAATGAACAGCATGATTTTGGTATAGCACAGAACTGTTGAATAATCCCATACAATCAATACAATTAGCATTATGTCAATATGAGGAAGGTTAGGTTTTTCGATAGCCATAGAcctgttgaaatgaaatgttgttTTATGCCAAACCAACTTGCTAGCACACACCAGAGCTGACTTTCTGTGTAACTTCTAGTGTGAAATAGAAAGCCTAGCTACTGCTAGTAATACTAGTTTCCTTTACAGCAATACTCTAATGTTATACCTATGTTTATAGCACATTGTGAAACATATACTAATGAACTGAAAACATGCATAGATGACACTCACAGTactcattaaaacaaaaacaacaacattcagTTTCAGTTCAAACACTCTCAGTTCACAAAATAGGGTTCCTCCAGCGTGATAGGGGTTCCTTTCAACTAAGAACCCTTGACGACCTTGACAAATTACTCTTCATAATAATGTGCCATGTAAGACCATTAAGAGGCAACGGTCTTAAAAGTTGTACAATAAAGAACTTAATTACATGTTGACTGGCATACCTGTTCGGTGGCAGTGGGGCAGTAATACACTAGCACCAGAGTGGTGAAGACGTTGGTGGCCAGGCCCACGATGGTGATGAGGTTGGGCGCGATCCAGGCAGGCATGCAGCACACCAGCCACTCCCAGTAGCGCTGCATGATGGGCTCCAGCAGGGAGCGGCCGGAGCTGCTGTAGCGGTGCTCCTCCAGCCGCTTCAGCTGGTGGCGGGAGAGCGGCGGGGACGGCAGCTCCACCAGCCGACGCAGGGCGCTGGGAGCCAGCCAGCATGAGGCGTCCATGccctgatgctgatgctgctgcagcGACGACAGCTCCCGATCACGCTCCCGCCCGCGACGACCCCGCATCCCAGCCCCGGCCCCCGCCTGCCCACTCATGGCCCTGCTATGCTGCTCTGCCTGAGCCTGCCACCTCCCGATGCTCCAGTTGGGGATCCACAATGGGGCCCGACACCACCTGGAGCAAAGAGttgaggggtggtgtgtgagcaTGATATGGGCACAAGATATTAAGAATTACAACGTGTACGTAGGAGATGTTCATCTTCCTGACAGTTCACACGTTCCTTTGACAGCTAGGTAAACTGTGTTGTTAAGAAAGATGGCCTTGATTATTTTTGAACCAGGATCACCACAGAACTTTACCTGTTCTCCCACTTCTGAGTTACACAACTCTGTGCCAGACCTCTACAATCACGCAACCAAGAAGGCCTGGATGGATCTTCACCGAGGTAATCACCACCTACCTCCTGTAGACACAAAGATGACCAAGCAGTTGTATCTATTGTGATCTGTAGACAAGCATTTCTCCAGTGTTAACAAATATGGGCATATTGTATACCATGGTTGAGATAACTGGAGGTGAACACTGAAGTATGGTGACTCAGATGGCATGGGTTGAAATCACTGGCTTGTTCTGACAACAGCCCAGTTTATACTAACTGTTCCAGGTTACATCTGACAGGGGCCAATTTAGCAAAACATGaacatgtatacatttaaagCAAGTTCTCAATCTGGTGACTATGGCTTAACCTCCTGAAATAAGATTCATATTCTATGGTAATTGGTATGATATTGGCTATTCATGTCAGGGACTAAAGATTCAAGGCCATCAAATTGGGTTGTCTACAACACAATTGTTGGAaaacaccaaaaacaaaccatGACTAAGGGAGCTAGCATATGCCATACAAACAAACCGTCGGCAGGTCAATGTTACTGCTACCTAGGTTACCAGAAAGATACGCATTATTTGGCTAACTAGCCAATACTAACACTCCGAACAAGAAGCAGCTGTTGATCATtatttgacaaacacacaatataaaATGAGAACCGTATGGTCAGTGCTATCCTGAACCACAGCTCATTTGCTTCTGTTACACTATACAAAGACAGTTATAGAGACCATTCCCCCACAACAACGCATTGGCTAGCTTGCTTACAAGGATACCTAGGTATAAGTATCCGTATAGGTACAGTGTTTATATAACGTAAATATTGTACAGGCTAACTAACACGCAAATTAGCCATGGCTAGCTAACCTACCTAGCAAATTAGCTATACCACAGTGAAACCCTTGAAACTGCCAGCTtgctccctcctccaccctaaCACTGCATTGAAAATGAATCTATTCTTCAGTCACGGAACGTTTGTGTTTCAGGCACGTATCTGACATGCTCAATATTTATAATCCCTTCACACTTGGCAAGTTAGCTTTGCTAGCTCAATCTACGGCAACTGAGTCCTTCCCCGGCACATGACACCAGAGTCCTACTGTCACTGACCTGACAAAATATACAGAAGTGCACTCCAAAATGACCCGACAATCGAAGCACGCAAAGGAGTAACGGGTAAGTCCTCGATCAGGTGTACTCCACAGGGTTGTTTTAGGACTTGGGCAGATGGAAAAGCCCAAATCATACACCAAGGTTAGGATCAACAACACATCCACATCGCATAGCAGTCGCTACCTTCGTTCGAAGAACACCGGTCACTTCCGTCGCAGTTGAAGACCTGAGGGCGATGGTATTCGGCTTTGATTTAAGGGCATCATGTATGCGCACATTTTAGTCGATTTTCTGACGTGAGAGTATTCACAATTGAGGCTGCGTCTCGATGTTGCAAAAACTCATTTCTTTGGACATGTCAGCTGTACACGTAGATAGTCGAATGAATAATTAGTTTTACAGAAATTACACAGATCCAATCAATGTTTATTTAAATTATGCCGCAGACTATACATCAGCattatatagacacacaaacaataatgataaacataaacataatagGGACACCAAAACAGTCCAGCCTTTAGATGACGTTAAAGAAAGAGTATATGGCCACCAATTTCAAAACAGACAGTGATTATATCTTGAGACCGTCATTTCGTTCTCCTCTTTCCACCGCTTTCTTTTATTTCTACACGCCTAATAGACAACCTGTTGTCTGTTTGAATTTGAACCCAAGACACATTTGAGCCGTCATCACAGACAGATATTTTACTGTAATTactctgtgaaataaaatgatgaTCTTGTTTTATGTGTCAGTCCATTATAAAGAAGTTAATAATAGGCTACAGGCCTAGTAATCAATGTAGGTCTTTGTAGTATTGTATTACTCCCACGGACACAGGTTGAACTTCAGCCGATTTAGTCGGAAGGCTCTTTGATGGGTGGGGAGGGCGTTTTCAGTCATTCTGGTGGATATCGTCATCACGAAAAAGGGAAGTTTAGCGAGGGTGAATTTCTTAAAGGAGATACCAAATCCGTTATGTAGTTGTGCGTGGCATATTAAAGTTAATACAACAACTGTGTGGTCTTTCTAAGTACCCCGTAGCGTGGTAGTTTGCAGAGTTACACCGTTGCTGTGGGAAGTTGGCAGCAAATCCGCTGTTTCGAGTAGCTAGTTGACATTTTGCTTAGAACAAAGCACCATACGGAGCCCTTCATATCGTTGCAAACCTTGACCGAAGTAACCAATTAGGTATGTTTATAAATTCGACCAGATCTGTTGCTACAGCTTTCTCTATGCCATGTGGGTGTATAGGTTTTAAGTATAACTTCAAATGGAGTAGTGGTTTCCTTTTAGTTTATGTGGAGCCCTCTGATTACAGTCATTGTTTTCTTGCTTAGATATTTCGAGTTACCGTAGTTAAGATACATTTGTGTATTTTCAACAGCCTACTAAAAACTTTCATGCCTTAATCTTTTGCAATTTTACGTCTAGATAATGTACTTATTGAACATATTTTATTCCGTCGTACACTACTTTTGTGTTTAACTTTACCGTAGGGGCATGTGGCGCTTGCTCATCAGTTGAATACTATTGCGTGCAGTAGGCCTAGCCTGTGATGCCTATTGGTTTTTCATATCGAaagtattgtttttgttttgtagttCAGGACTGGTTTTATTTTGTTGCACCACTGAAGTCTAATGGTAGGCTATTCGATTATAGTTTTATTGAAAGTAATTTACGATGAAGATATTTGTTCAGTGATATTTGAGGAAAACATAATTTTAAGATTGGTTTCACTAAAAGTTCAGCGCCATGGTATTTTATTTAGACATTTGGCAATCTTCTAGGAACAGAAGCCTCAATAACATTCAGTTCTCATTAAGCATTTTAGCTTTGAAATTCCGTGCACTCCCGGAATTCTTGTTCTTAAGGAGTTTCTAAAGTTAGGGATAATTGAATGTCCTCAGCTGAGAATTACAGACCGCAAACCATAAGTTCGGATTTCTTGAAATGGTCTCTAAAACGTTTCGTAGCCTATTGCCTTAGACTGACAGTAGGCTATCTTATGGAATTGTGCACACCTCAGCCGAAAGACGTGTGGTTCAGCTGAAGTGGACGCATGGACAGAACGCATTTTTTTTGGCTTGTCACTCTGCTCACCCACTTTATTTGCTCGGCTAAAGTCAATAAAATGTGAAGATAGGCTGCGGTATTTATATGTGCATAGGACTGCGTGAATCACACATTTGAGTTAAACACAGGCCTTCATTAGTGCATATATCTCTTTTGGATTCCAGCAAAAGACATCTGCCATCTGCGCAaagtccatctctgtctctgagtccAACTGACCATCATTGTCCAGTAGGTCTACAGTTGCTTCTTCTTCAGACCCTGAACCTGGCTGTTATGTTTTACAGAAAACCATGGCAACGAGAGGTCACACTTCTGGATCCTCAATGAGTAACCACACAAAAGAGCGAGTGACCATGGCCAAGGTGACCCTGGAGAACTTCTACAGTAACCTGATTGCACAGCATGAGGAGAGGGAAATGAGGTATGGCCTGAATGAGAGGAAGCTGGGGAATGCAAACAAATTCCCTCACAAATTCCGTTCTGTCCTTCATTGTTTACCCAGGAGGGAACTTGTATTGCACTGTCATTATCCACCTAATATTACTTCATGTACGGTATTTGATGTCTGGAATGTCAGTTACTAGCCATTGGTAGACCAACATCCAGAACAGAATATAAATATTTGGCTGTGCATGTTTCCTGTGCTTAACAACAAATGAATCACTCATGTATCTGTATCAGAATTGAACATAATTCTGGAATTTAAGTATATGGAAAGTTATTAAGTGGATGACAATTCAGTGCATTGCAATGTGCACTACTTAATATGGAGAGTGATTAGTGTTGCACTGACAGGCAATGTGCCATTTTCTCCCACTAGTCTTCTATTGTTTGTCATTGTCAAATCAGAGAGGCACTTAAGCTGCCCtgttttgtgtatttcattTTGTCTAGTCAAACTGTCTAGATTTAGCTAGATATTATACAAAGAAGATGAATGGACACTAAAATGCGGAACTAAGTCAGAGTATTTCAGTGCAGTGTTTTCATATAGGCCTTGATGTAGGCATGTATATCTTTAAATTACTCCCTTTCAAAAGGGGGTTCAAAGTAAGTCCGTTTTCAGCATAGTTTTGGTCAAGATCTCGCCCTTGCACAACTATAGTGCAAACTCAGGGAGTGGAGCCTTTGAGAAATTGTCTCAGCAACATGAAAGGAAATGAGAAGATGGCATTCATGGCTTACAGTGTACATTGAGTAATTCTCTCTGTCCTAACTCATAACTGCACTTTTACTAATACTTAATGTTACTAACAAGGACTGCAGTGATATGTTTTTGTTagtagtgtttttgtttgacatTTTTCCATTTCCTGAAGTCTATGTACAAAGTCATGGCTTATTTGGGCA encodes the following:
- the cept1b gene encoding choline/ethanolaminephosphotransferase 1b isoform X1 — its product is MSGQAGAGAGMRGRRGRERDRELSSLQQHQHQGMDASCWLAPSALRRLVELPSPPLSRHQLKRLEEHRYSSSGRSLLEPIMQRYWEWLVCCMPAWIAPNLITIVGLATNVFTTLVLVYYCPTATEQAPLWAYLLCAVGLFVYQSLDAIDGKQARRTNSSSPLGELFDHGCDSLSTVFVVLGTSIAVQLGTNPDWMFFCCFAGMFMFYCAHWQTYVSGTLRFGIIDVTEVQIFIIVMYVLAAIGGSAFWQSPIPIINIQMKIVPAICTFAGVIFSCTNYFRVIFTGGVGKNGSTIAGTSVLSPVLHIGSVIILAMMIYKKSAIQLFEKHPCLYILAFGFVSAKITNKLVVAHMTKSEMHLHDVAFLGPGLLFLDQYFNSFIDEYLVLWIALILSFFDLVRYCVSVCNQIASHLHIFVFKIKPLTTAPIQ
- the cept1b gene encoding choline/ethanolaminephosphotransferase 1b isoform X2, with protein sequence MSGQAGAGAGMRGRRGRERDRELSSLQQHQHQGMDASCWLAPSALRRLVELPSPPLSRHQLKRLEEHRYSSSGRSLLEPIMQRYWEWLVCCMPAWIAPNLITIVGLATNVFTTLVLVYYCPTATEQAPLWAYLLCAVGLFVYQSLDAIDGKQARRTNSSSPLGELFDHGCDSLSTVFVVLGTSIAVQLGTNPDWMFFCCFAGMFMFYCAHWQTYVSGTLRFGIFDVTEAQICLAILQMFTAIVGPRFWNITIPIINIQMKIVPAICTFAGVIFSCTNYFRVIFTGGVGKNGSTIAGTSVLSPVLHIGSVIILAMMIYKKSAIQLFEKHPCLYILAFGFVSAKITNKLVVAHMTKSEMHLHDVAFLGPGLLFLDQYFNSFIDEYLVLWIALILSFFDLVRYCVSVCNQIASHLHIFVFKIKPLTTAPIQ